From Pagrus major chromosome 6, Pma_NU_1.0, one genomic window encodes:
- the LOC140997571 gene encoding butyrophilin-like protein 1: MRTSLDLCVCLLTLCVITLGQHGPGVKVDVKEGSDAVLPCSLSTKEDITRKLFDWKKDGQKEVFIYENSKYYGKGFTGQDEQFKGRVSHFQDQLMNGNASIKIQNTKMADSGNYSCDFPRLQRQIFNIELVVEPILKDQSGEISGASSKPHITTLDETKDWSLLQCEVLEAFPKPKVEWQDSAGNILPAEKPQVSERGGRYYVTLNTTVNRTGHYRCVATQEDINHQIHAETYVLLNEDSSREVEQWSSATIGLAVLVAVLLLVVAVMGRGCKFISCITPTYPSFHK, translated from the exons gtCCAGGTGTCAAAGTGGACGTGAAAGAAGGcagtgatgctgttttaccctgttccCTCAGCACCAAGGAGGACATCACAAGAAAGCTCTTTGACTGGAAGAAAGATGGTCAGAAGGAGGTGTTCATTTatgaaaacagcaaatattaTGGTAAAGGCTTCACAGGTCAAGATGAGCAGTTCAAAGgtcgagtctcacattttcaagatcaactgaTGAACGGCAACGCCTCCATAAAGATCCAGAATACAAAGATGGCCGACAGCGGGAACTACAGCTGCGATTTTCCACGTCTTCAGAGACAAATATTCaacattgagcttgttgttg aacCGATCTTGAAAGACCAGTCAGGAGAAATCTCAG gtgCATCTTCAAAGCCACACATCACCACACTTGATGAAACAAAGGACTGGtcgctgctgcagtgtgaagttcTAGAagcttttccaaaacctaaagtCGAGTGGCAGGACAGCGCTGGAAACATCCTTCCTGCTGAGAAGCCTCAGGTCTCAGAGAGAGGAGGTCGTTACTACGTTACCCTCAACACCACTGTGAACAGGACAGGACACTATCGCTGTGTAGCCACACAGGAGGACATTAACCATCAGATACATGCTGAGACCTATGTGCTGTTAAATG AGGACTCATCCAGAGAAGTGGAGCAGTGGAGTTCGGCAACTATAGGCCTTGCTGTGCTTGTTGCAGTTTTACttcttgttgttgctgtaatGGGCCGTGGATGTAAGTTTATATCATGTATTACACCAACATATCCATCAT TTCACAAGTGA
- the LOC140997572 gene encoding butyrophilin subfamily 3 member A3-like: MRTSLDLCVCLLTLCVTTLGRTGVKVVVEEDSDAVLPCLISTKEDITRKIFRWRKNGHQEVFFFDSGQHYNNGFTNQDEQFKGRVSHFPDQLMNGDASIKIHNIKVADSGNYSCFFPNLQTFIIELVVERLLRDRSGETRGASPKPYVTTLNQTKDRSLLQCEVQGAFPKPKVEWQDSTGNILPAEEPQVSERGGSYYVTLKTTVTKTGRYRCVATQEDISHQIHAEICVQLNEDSSREVERWRTIHYREGVLVMIQEMTHQMIQRKTQKEVFLQIHYREGVLVMIQEMTHQVPSDPGAEGL, from the exons ATGAGGACATCTCtggatctttgtgtttgtctgctgactCTGTGTGTAACAACACTTGGGCGAACCG GTGTCAAAGTGGTCGTGGAAGAAGacagtgatgctgttttaccctgtttGATCAGCACCAAGGAGGACATCACAAGAAAGATCTTTCGCTGGAGGAAAAACGGTCATCAGGAGGTTTTCTTCTTTGATTCAGGCCAACATTACAATAACGGCTTCACAAATCAAGATGAGCAGTTCAAAGgtcgagtctcacattttcCAGATCAACTGATGAACGGCGACGCCTCCATAAAAATCCATAATATTAAGGTGGCCGACAGCGGGAACTACAGCTGCTTTTTTCCAAATCTTCAAACATTCAtcattgagcttgttgttg AACGGCTCTTGAGAGACCGATCAGGAGAAACCAGAG gtgCATCTCCAAAGCCATACGTCACCACACTTAATCAAACAAAGgacagatcactgctgcagtgtgaagttcAAGGagcttttccaaaacctaaagtCGAGTGGCAGGACAGCACTGGAAACATCCTTCCTGCTGAGGAGCCTCAGGtctcagagagaggaggcagctaCTACGTTACCCTCAAGACAACTGTGACCAAGACAGGACGCTACCGCTGTGTAGCCACACAGGAGGACATTAGCCATCAGATACATGCTGAGATCTGTGTGCAGTTAAATG AGGACTCATCCAGAGAAGTGGAGCGGTGGAGGACG attcACTACAGAGAAGGCGTCCTCGTGATGATCCAGGAAATGACTCATCAG ATGATCCAGAGGAAGACTCAAAAG GAGGTTTTTCTGCAGATTCACTACAGAGAAGGCGTCCTCGTGATGATCCAGGAAATGACTCATCAG gtgCCCAGTGACCCGGGAGCTGAAGGTCTTTGA